A part of Quatrionicoccus australiensis genomic DNA contains:
- a CDS encoding cytochrome C assembly family protein, whose product MADIVIQLLPHILAALLYAGLAFHFWNTRWREGEHQSVACPMQTWERAAIAAALLIQAIGLYQGLFGETGMHFSFGFALSLMMWLAVLIYWLESFMARMEGMQPMVLPLAAACTFLPVIFPNVHLVANASATGFKLHFLAAMLAYSLLTLSALHAIFMGFTENALHKRTLKRSLASLPPLMAMETLLFRMLTLGFILLTLTVGSGLFFSEALFGKPFSIDHKTLFAFASWGIFATLLFGRHAWGWRGKRALRWTLTGFALLILAYVGSRFVAEVILGRI is encoded by the coding sequence ATGGCCGACATTGTAATTCAGCTTCTGCCCCACATCCTCGCTGCCCTGCTATATGCCGGGCTCGCTTTCCATTTCTGGAACACCCGCTGGCGCGAAGGCGAGCACCAGTCCGTGGCCTGCCCCATGCAAACCTGGGAGCGCGCGGCCATTGCTGCCGCCCTGCTGATCCAGGCAATCGGGCTCTACCAGGGACTGTTTGGCGAAACCGGCATGCATTTCTCGTTCGGCTTCGCGCTGTCGCTGATGATGTGGCTGGCCGTCCTCATCTACTGGCTGGAAAGCTTCATGGCGCGCATGGAGGGCATGCAGCCCATGGTCCTGCCACTGGCCGCCGCCTGCACCTTCCTGCCGGTGATTTTCCCGAACGTACATCTGGTCGCCAACGCCTCGGCAACCGGTTTCAAGCTGCATTTCCTGGCCGCCATGCTCGCCTACAGCCTGCTGACCCTATCGGCCCTGCACGCCATTTTCATGGGTTTCACCGAGAACGCCCTGCACAAGCGCACACTCAAGCGCAGCCTGGCCAGCCTGCCGCCGCTGATGGCGATGGAAACGCTGCTCTTTCGCATGCTGACCCTGGGCTTCATCCTGCTCACTCTGACCGTGGGCAGCGGCCTGTTCTTCTCCGAAGCCCTGTTTGGCAAGCCGTTCAGCATCGACCACAAGACCTTGTTCGCCTTCGCCTCCTGGGGCATCTTCGCCACCCTGCTGTTCGGGCGCCACGCTTGGGGCTGGCGTGGCAAACGCGCCCTGCGCTGGACCCTGACCGGCTTCGCCCTGCTCATTCTCGCCTATGTGGGCAGCCGCTTCGTTGCTGAAGTGATACTCGGCAGGATCTGA
- the ffh gene encoding signal recognition particle protein, whose translation MLDNLTNRLARVMKTLKGEARLTESNIADALREVRMALLEADVALPVIKDFIAAVKEKAVGEEVIGSLSPGQALVGVVHAELTRLMGDAHEGINFNTQPPAIVLMAGLQGAGKTTTVGKLGKFLKENHKKKVLVVSCDVYRPAAIEQLKSVAGQAGVDFFPSTIGEKPEAIALAAVDWAKRHYHDVLLVDTAGRLAVDEEMMAEIKRLHAAINPIETLFVVDSMLGQDAVNTAKAFNEALPLTGVVLTKLDGDARGGAALSVRHITGKPIKFSGVGEKLSGLEAFHPERMASRILGMGDVLSLIEDARKGLDEEKAVAFAKKLKSGKGFDLNDFKEQIGQMRSMGGLSALMDKMPAQIAQAAGQLPAGAENKMIGRVEGIINSMTPLERSKPELIKASRKRRIAMGAGVQVQDVNRLLNQFEQSQKMMKMMTKGGIGKLMRGMKGMLPGMGR comes from the coding sequence ATGCTCGATAACCTGACCAATCGCCTTGCCCGCGTCATGAAGACGCTCAAAGGCGAAGCTCGCCTGACTGAATCCAATATTGCCGATGCCCTGCGCGAAGTCCGCATGGCGCTGCTCGAGGCCGACGTCGCTTTGCCAGTGATCAAGGACTTCATTGCTGCCGTCAAGGAAAAGGCGGTCGGCGAGGAAGTCATCGGTTCGCTGAGTCCCGGTCAGGCACTGGTCGGGGTCGTGCATGCCGAATTGACCCGTTTGATGGGTGATGCGCACGAGGGCATCAACTTCAACACCCAGCCGCCGGCGATCGTCCTGATGGCCGGTCTGCAGGGGGCGGGCAAGACGACCACGGTCGGCAAGCTCGGCAAGTTCCTCAAGGAAAACCACAAGAAGAAAGTGTTGGTTGTCTCCTGCGACGTCTATCGTCCGGCGGCTATCGAGCAGTTGAAGTCGGTGGCCGGGCAGGCGGGGGTCGATTTCTTCCCGTCGACCATCGGCGAAAAACCGGAGGCGATTGCGCTCGCTGCTGTTGATTGGGCGAAGCGGCATTACCACGACGTGCTGCTCGTCGACACGGCTGGCCGTCTGGCGGTCGACGAAGAAATGATGGCCGAAATCAAGCGGCTGCACGCGGCAATCAATCCGATCGAAACCTTGTTCGTGGTCGACTCCATGCTCGGTCAGGATGCGGTCAATACGGCCAAGGCCTTCAATGAAGCCCTGCCGCTGACCGGCGTCGTGCTGACCAAGCTCGACGGCGATGCGCGTGGCGGTGCGGCACTTTCCGTGCGCCACATCACCGGCAAGCCGATCAAGTTCTCCGGCGTCGGCGAAAAGCTCTCCGGGCTCGAAGCTTTCCATCCGGAACGGATGGCGTCACGGATTCTCGGCATGGGCGACGTGCTGTCGCTGATCGAGGATGCGCGCAAGGGGCTGGACGAAGAAAAGGCCGTCGCCTTTGCCAAGAAGCTCAAGTCCGGCAAGGGCTTCGATCTCAACGACTTCAAGGAACAGATCGGCCAGATGCGCAGCATGGGCGGCCTGTCGGCGCTGATGGACAAGATGCCGGCGCAGATCGCCCAGGCCGCCGGTCAGTTGCCGGCCGGGGCCGAGAACAAGATGATCGGGCGCGTTGAAGGCATCATCAATTCGATGACGCCGCTGGAGCGTTCGAAGCCGGAGCTGATCAAGGCCAGCCGCAAGCGCCGCATTGCGATGGGTGCCGGCGTGCAGGTGCAGGACGTCAACCGCCTGCTCAATCAGTTCGAGCAGTCGCAGAAGATGATGAAAATGATGACCAAGGGCGGCATCGGCAAGCTGATGCGCGGCATGAAGGGCATGCTGCCCGGTATGGGCCGCTGA
- a CDS encoding lytic transglycosylase domain-containing protein, translating to MLCSASAAFAGAQKYEPLAASVQGALHKAVSDSRPTVSSFKNPLEAADWLGEMSRRLSKRIPDREYRLDLLRSVHYEATRAGLDPQLILGLMQVESGFRKYAVSSVGARGYMQVMPFWVKLIGRPDDNLFDLRTSLRYGCTILRHYLDIEKGDLYRALGRYNGSLGKPEYPNMVRAAWQNNWGYEAAPRLAQTGR from the coding sequence ATGCTGTGCAGCGCGTCGGCAGCCTTTGCCGGCGCGCAGAAATACGAGCCGCTCGCGGCCAGCGTGCAGGGCGCCCTGCACAAGGCCGTATCGGACTCGCGGCCAACGGTCAGTTCGTTCAAGAATCCGCTGGAAGCTGCCGACTGGCTAGGCGAAATGTCGCGCCGGCTAAGCAAGCGTATCCCGGATCGCGAATATCGCCTGGACCTGCTGCGCAGCGTGCATTACGAAGCCACCCGCGCCGGACTCGACCCGCAGCTGATCCTCGGCCTGATGCAGGTCGAGTCGGGCTTTCGCAAATACGCCGTGTCGTCGGTCGGCGCCCGCGGCTACATGCAGGTCATGCCATTTTGGGTCAAATTGATCGGTCGACCGGATGACAACCTGTTCGACCTGCGCACCAGCCTGCGCTACGGCTGCACCATCCTGCGCCACTACCTGGATATCGAGAAGGGCGACCTTTACCGCGCCCTCGGCCGCTACAACGGCAGCCTGGGCAAGCCGGAATACCCGAACATGGTGCGCGCCGCCTGGCAAAACAACTGGGGCTACGAAGCCGCCCCCAGGCTGGCGCAAACCGGCCGCTGA
- a CDS encoding proline--tRNA ligase: protein MRTTQFFFTTLKEAPADAEVISQKLMLRAGFIKRSAAGIYTWMPLGLRVLRKVENIVRDEMNKAGALELLMPAVQPFELWQESGRGEQYGPELLRFKDRHQRDFVIGPTHEEVITDVVRRDVKSYRQLPLHLYQIQTKFRDEIRPRFGVMRGREFLMKDGYSFHASFEDLKREYAKMYATYSQIFTRLGLKFRAVAADTGSIGGTGSHEFHVLADSGEDDIAFCPTSDFAANVELAEALAPTTPRAAAGRAMEKTHTPGKMACADVAKFLAVDLDKIVKSIAVVSEKEDGSSTFALLLVRGDHELNEIKASKIAGLNPFRFATEEEVIARLGCKPGFIGPVAVDREKVAVFADRAVAVMSDFICGANEAGYHMTGVNFGRDLPEPEVFDIRNVVAGDPSPDGKGTLEICRGIEVGHIFQLRTKYAEALNCAFLDETGKSQVMEMGCYGIGVSRIVGSAIEQGNDDKGIILPTSIAPFEVCIVPMGYHKSEAVKAAADQLYGELKALGIDVLLDDRNERPGSMFADMELIGIPHRVVIGERGLKDSQVEYKGRRDAEATLLPQADIVGIIKGKLCAG from the coding sequence ATGCGCACTACGCAGTTCTTTTTCACCACTCTCAAGGAAGCCCCCGCCGACGCCGAGGTCATCAGCCAGAAACTGATGCTGCGCGCCGGCTTCATCAAGCGCTCTGCCGCCGGTATTTACACCTGGATGCCGCTCGGCCTGCGCGTGTTGCGCAAGGTCGAAAACATCGTCCGCGACGAGATGAACAAGGCCGGCGCCCTTGAGTTGCTGATGCCCGCCGTCCAGCCTTTCGAACTGTGGCAGGAATCCGGCCGCGGCGAGCAGTACGGCCCGGAACTGCTGCGCTTCAAGGATCGCCACCAGCGCGATTTCGTGATCGGCCCGACGCACGAGGAAGTGATCACCGACGTCGTGCGTCGCGACGTCAAGAGCTACCGCCAGTTGCCGCTGCACCTGTACCAGATCCAGACCAAGTTCCGCGACGAGATCCGCCCGCGCTTCGGCGTCATGCGCGGCCGCGAGTTCCTGATGAAGGACGGTTATTCCTTCCATGCCTCCTTCGAGGATCTGAAGCGCGAATACGCCAAGATGTACGCCACCTACAGCCAGATCTTCACCCGCCTCGGCCTGAAGTTCCGCGCCGTAGCAGCCGACACCGGCTCGATCGGCGGCACCGGCTCGCATGAATTCCACGTTCTGGCCGACTCCGGCGAAGACGACATCGCCTTCTGCCCGACTTCCGATTTCGCCGCCAATGTCGAACTGGCCGAAGCGCTGGCCCCGACGACGCCGCGCGCGGCCGCCGGCAGGGCAATGGAGAAGACCCACACCCCGGGCAAGATGGCCTGTGCCGATGTCGCCAAGTTCCTGGCGGTCGACCTCGACAAAATCGTCAAATCCATCGCCGTCGTCAGCGAAAAGGAAGATGGCAGCTCGACCTTTGCCCTGCTCCTGGTGCGCGGCGACCATGAACTCAACGAAATCAAGGCGAGCAAGATCGCCGGCCTCAATCCCTTCCGCTTTGCTACTGAGGAAGAGGTCATCGCCCGCCTCGGCTGCAAGCCCGGTTTTATCGGCCCGGTAGCGGTCGACCGTGAAAAAGTGGCCGTTTTCGCCGACCGCGCCGTCGCCGTCATGAGCGACTTCATCTGCGGCGCCAACGAAGCCGGCTATCACATGACCGGCGTCAATTTCGGCCGCGACCTGCCGGAACCGGAAGTCTTCGACATCCGCAACGTCGTCGCCGGCGACCCGTCGCCGGATGGCAAGGGCACACTGGAAATCTGCCGCGGCATCGAAGTCGGCCACATATTCCAGCTCCGCACCAAATACGCCGAAGCCCTCAACTGCGCCTTCCTCGATGAAACCGGCAAGAGCCAGGTCATGGAAATGGGCTGCTACGGCATTGGCGTTTCGCGCATCGTCGGCTCGGCCATCGAACAGGGCAATGACGACAAGGGCATCATCCTGCCGACCAGCATCGCGCCGTTCGAGGTCTGCATCGTGCCCATGGGCTATCACAAGAGCGAAGCCGTCAAGGCCGCCGCCGACCAGCTTTACGGCGAACTCAAGGCGCTCGGCATCGACGTCCTGCTCGACGACCGCAACGAGCGCCCCGGCTCGATGTTCGCCGACATGGAACTGATCGGCATCCCGCATCGCGTCGTCATCGGCGAGCGCGGCCTCAAGGACAGCCAGGTCGAGTACAAGGGCCGCCGCGACGCCGAAGCGACGCTGCTGCCGCAGGCCGACATCGTCGGCATCATCAAGGGAAAGCTGTGCGCCGGCTGA